The Oncorhynchus tshawytscha isolate Ot180627B linkage group LG08, Otsh_v2.0, whole genome shotgun sequence genome window below encodes:
- the n4bp3 gene encoding NEDD4-binding protein 3-A encodes MATSVQTLPLSRDPSKTFRDPYSTPTRPTALLAQCSMGSVGSLVERPDASPAKGSRAVPQVGPRQTNRLLKKGFNQRELLNYLNITRKEAKAGSGPGSSRKDIFSSMQSMKREHGHEEEHIKLYYKDGTEVDMSKNSLPIGGKYEKSRLRPSAFKPVTPKNFSSMQNLYPAKMEDSDQGLSNGLHRAYAHTPRAVSTSSSSSSPSRHGGPTSSGTKAVASVRGLSQEEENLSDSGHNSMNSLPPYRPPFRPQLAHISASMGHINSIGSLDRASKVVGSSGVAMADMAMSCHSMATLSRLAPYGGEAPPPYELSLSVEEVVRDLEERLVEKEHELKQMRRNLDESEGAIAQVFEGKQRLWEKELEELKHLYTAKLRQVSQHAQHSERALQLQLYKAQQEKNRLQDELDALTGGRQREGQGSLKGTSPTLEETQWQVCQKSGEISLLKQQLRDSQAEVTSKLSELFQLKTQLRETRGELQSRDGQIDMLQTALHGAQPRRQGKGGAEESGTLGSRGSGGASGSTEERLRAELLLERCQSEAQATAFEQERQTWQTEKEKVICYQRELQASYLDMYHHNQLLERELYQLRGGGGTLERELQDVRGGRGGEGEGGGEMGDYSNESLEREVQEVRRGRGGGERERGEEDSKPPPGLPWIERIESSEI; translated from the exons ATGGCAACATCGGTCCAGACCCTTCCTCTGAGCCGTGACCCCAGCAAGACATTCCGTGACCCCTACTCGACCCCTACCCGGCCCACAGCCCTACTGGCCCAGTGCAGTATGGGTAGTGTAGGCAGCCTAGTGGAGCGCCCGGATGCGTCCCCAGCTAAAGGCAGCCGGGCCGTGCCCCAGGTGGGACCCAGACAGACCAACAGGTTATTAAAGAAAGGCTTCAACCAGAGAGAGCTGCTCAACTATCTCAACATCACCAG GAAAGAGGCCAAAGCGGGTAGCGGCCCAGGCAGCAGTAGGAAGGACATCTTCTCCAGCATGCAGTCCATGAAGAGAGAGCATGGACATGAGGAGGAACACATCAAGCTCTACTACAAAGACGGAACTGAGGTGGACATGTCAAAGAACTCCCTGCCAATTGGAGGGAAATATGAGAAG tcTCGTCTCAGGCCGTCTGCCTTCAAGCCCGTCACACCCAAGAACTTCAGTTCCATGCAGAACCTCTACCCTGCCAAGATGGAGGACTCAGACCAGGGCCTGTCGAACGGGCTCCACCGGGCCTACGCACACACACCTAGagctgtctccacctcctcttcctcctcctcaccctcccgcCACGGAGGACCCACCTCCAGTGGAACCAAG GCGGTGGCGTCAGTGCGTGGTCTGAGTCAGGAGGAGGAGAACCTGTCAGACTCTGGTCATAACTCCATGAACAGtcttcctccatacagacctcccTTCAGACCACAGCTGGCTCACATCAG TGCCTCCATGGGCCACATCAACTCCATTGGCTCTCTGGACCGAGCATCAAAGGTTGTGGGGTCGTCGGGGGTCGCCATGGCGGATATGGCCATGTCATGTCATAGCATGGCAACGCTCAGCCGCCTGGCGCCATACGGAGGGGAGGCTCCGCCCCCTTATGAACTGTCACTCTCTGTAGAGGAGGTG GTGCGTGATCTGGAGGAGAGGCTGGTGGAAAAGGAACATGAGCTGAAACAGATGAGGAGGAACCTGGATGAGAGTGAAGGAGCCATTGCGCAG GTGTTTGAAGGTAAACAGCGTCTGTGGGAGAAGGAGTTGGAGGAGTTGAAGCATCTGTACACTGCCAAGCTGCGTCAGGTTTCCCAGCATGCTCAGCATTCAGAGCGTGCACTGCAGCTGCAGCTGTACAAGGCccagcaggagaagaacagactGCAGGATGAACTGGATGCTCTGacgggggggagacagagagagggtcaggggagTCTGAAGGGAACCAGCCCTACTCTGGAGGAGACTCAGTGGCAg GTGTGTCAGAAGTCGGGTGAGATCTCGTTGTTGAAGCAACAGCTGCGTGATTCCCAGGCGGAGGTGACCAGCAAGCTGTCAGAGCTGTTCCAGCTGAAGACCCagctgagagagaccagaggagagctGCAGAGCCGTGATGGACAGATAGACATGCTGCAGACAGCCCTACACGGTGCGCAACCACGACGACAGGGGAAAGGGGGAGCGGAGGAGAGTGGGACACTAGGGTCTCGAGGATCAGGAGGGGCATCAG gCTCTACAGAGGAGCGTCTGCGAGCAGAGCTGTTGTTAGAGCGTTGTCAGAGTGAGGCCCAGGCTACGGCCTTCGAGCAGGAGAGACAGACGTggcagacagagaaggagaaagtcaTCTGCTACCAGAGAGAGCTGCAGGCCAGCTACCTGGATATGTACCACCACAACCAACTACTGGAGAGAGAACTATACcagctcagaggaggaggaggaacgcTGGAGAGGGAACTGCAAGAtgtgaggggaggaagaggaggagaaggagaaggaggaggagagatgggagattaCAGTAACGAGTCACTGGAAAGGGAAGTGCAGGAGgttaggagaggaagaggaggaggagagagagaaagaggagaggaagacagtaaACCTCCCCCTGGTCTTCCttggatagagaggatagagtcGTCTGAGATTTGA